The following are encoded in a window of Miltoncostaea marina genomic DNA:
- a CDS encoding heparan-alpha-glucosaminide N-acetyltransferase, with the protein MTARAALGATARRQSVNASPSRVGRFWEIDVARTIALAMMVTYHAVYDIDMLSPGLGPDPFLGGWGALPEATASLFLLVAGASLAVSDARMRARGDGSLARLRRHLRRAAVIMAAAVVVSGATAVAFDDRYVRFGILHAIAAGTVVAALTVRLGFLNAPIGVAVLVGALTLPEAGEGSAWLLPLGVVPAGFSSVDYWPLVPWLGPLLVGVALGRLLYPGGGRGRLIGRLDGAGARAGALTVPARHSLTIYLVHQLVLVPLVWAILLVSGAEVWSPA; encoded by the coding sequence CCGCTTCTGGGAGATCGATGTGGCGCGCACCATCGCGCTGGCGATGATGGTCACCTACCACGCGGTCTACGACATCGACATGCTGTCGCCCGGCCTCGGCCCGGATCCTTTCCTGGGTGGATGGGGGGCGCTCCCCGAGGCGACGGCGTCGCTCTTCCTGCTGGTCGCGGGCGCTTCCCTTGCGGTTTCGGACGCCCGCATGCGCGCGCGCGGCGACGGATCGCTGGCTCGGCTGCGACGACATCTGCGTCGCGCAGCGGTGATCATGGCCGCCGCTGTGGTCGTGTCGGGGGCGACCGCAGTGGCGTTCGATGACCGTTATGTCCGCTTCGGCATCCTCCACGCGATCGCCGCCGGCACGGTTGTGGCCGCCCTGACGGTCCGCTTGGGATTCCTCAACGCGCCCATCGGCGTGGCGGTCCTCGTCGGGGCGCTCACCCTCCCCGAAGCGGGAGAAGGTTCGGCCTGGCTGCTCCCACTGGGTGTTGTGCCCGCGGGCTTCAGCAGCGTGGACTACTGGCCCCTCGTCCCGTGGCTCGGTCCATTGCTGGTCGGCGTGGCGCTCGGGCGCCTCCTCTATCCGGGAGGCGGCCGCGGCCGGCTCATCGGCCGGCTCGACGGTGCCGGCGCCCGGGCGGGCGCTCTCACCGTACCCGCGCGGCACTCGCTCACCATCTACCTCGTTCACCAGCTCGTGCTCGTGCCACTCGTTTGGGCCATCCTTCTCGTGTCGGGAGCCGAGGTCTGGTCGCCGGCATGA